From the genome of Vicia villosa cultivar HV-30 ecotype Madison, WI linkage group LG2, Vvil1.0, whole genome shotgun sequence, one region includes:
- the LOC131649050 gene encoding uncharacterized mitochondrial protein AtMg01250-like — translation MSVLVNRSPTKDFVVSRGLRQGDPLSPFLYVLVAEGLTGLVRQSIEIGEFGRFAIKRSCWVDILQFADDTLIVGEGTWKHVWEIKSILRAFELVLGLGINYHKNKLMWINSSIMFLETASLFLSCKIEDSNFYFLGIPIGFNPRKESTWNPPLIKMRNYAGEGGERVYKASKQFLMGVEERKKIH, via the exons ATGTCGGTGTTAGTTAACAGGAGCCCTACTAAGGATTTTGTTGTTTCTAGAGGTTTGAGACAAGGTgatcctctttcaccttttctttaTGTCTTGGTTGCGGAAGGCCTAACGGGGTTAGTGAGACAATCCATTGAAATTGGGGAGTTTGGGAGATTTGCGATTAAAAGGTCTTGTTGGGTGGATatcctccaatttgcggatgatactttaATTGTTGGAGAAGGAACTTGGAAACATGTTTGGGAGATCAAGTCGATATTGCGAGCTTTTGAACTTGTTTTGGGTCTTGGAATTAATTATCATAAGAATAAGTTGATGTGGATTAATTCTAGCATCATGTTTTTGGAAACCGCCTCTCTCTTCCTTTCTTGTAAAATAGAAGATAGTAACTTCTACTTTCTTGGTATTCCTATTGGTTTTAATCCTAGGAAGGAATCGACTTGGAACCCTCCTTTGATTAAGATGAGGAACT ATGCTGGTGAAGGTGGCGAAAGAGTTTACAAGGCTTCAAAGCAATTTCTTATGGGGGTGGAGGAAAGGAAGAAGATTCATTAG